The following proteins are co-located in the Eleginops maclovinus isolate JMC-PN-2008 ecotype Puerto Natales chromosome 23, JC_Emac_rtc_rv5, whole genome shotgun sequence genome:
- the ap1ar gene encoding AP-1 complex-associated regulatory protein isoform X1, producing the protein MGNCWAYCSGLFRREANRIQRGGGSKYFRSTTTGEHYTIEFENLVESDEAESPQPCPRPINEDEIKNLREHRYTALSDQQIVIDQKLQAELEAQEEKLRLEEEARNAAQRESARLARERKLKEQLSAQRTRGKADGSGGETQQRKAPGDFDVYLHHVKAQSDAFRSNRLPSDTNVVTPNTEYSWDFTTKTRSTNDDGTSLDLEWEDEEGINRALPAWERSRTEEDILRAALKPGGKQLTSGPTSTSEDSYALEWENDFVSTHPEDSADTEFEGFVNPVLDTPSEDASDPGLKLDHQDR; encoded by the exons ATGGGTAACTGCTGGGCATACTGTTCTGGGCTCTTCCGGAGAGAggccaacaggatccagagAGGAGGCGG TTCAAAATACTTCCGGAGCACCACCACAGGGGAACATTATACAATAGAG TTTGAAAATCTGGTAGAGAGTGATGAG GCTGAGAGCCCACAGCCCTGCCCGAG GCCCATCAATGAAGATGAGATCAAGAACCTTAGGGAGCACCGCTACACTGCACTTTCAGATCAACAGATCGTGATTGACCAAAAGCTGCAAGCGGAG TTAGAGGCACAAGAGGAGAAGTTGAGGCTAGAAGAGGAGGCTAGAAATGCCGCCCAGCGCGAGTCCGCCAGGTTGGCGCGTGAACGAAAGTTGAAGGAG CAGCTGTCTGCCCAGAGGACACGGGGGAAAGCAGATGGCTCCGGCGGTGAAACTCAGCAAAGAAA GGCTCCCGGGGATTTTGACGTCTACCTCCATCATGTGAAGGCCCAGTCGGACGCCTTCAGGAGCAACA GACTGCCGTCAGACACAAACGTGGTGACCCCCAACACTGAGTACAGCTGGGACTTCACCACCAAGACACGCTCCACCAACGACGACGGCACCTCGCTGGATCTAGAGTGGGAAGACGAGGAAG GAATCAATCGTGCTCTTCCAGCCTGGGAGAGGTCTCGGACGGAGGAGGACATCCTGCGCGCCGCCCTCAAGCCCGGCGGCAAGCAGTTGACCAGCGGCCCCACCTCCACCTCGGAGGACTCCTACGCACTGGAGTGGGAGAACGATTTTGTGAGTACGCACCCAGAGGACAGCGCAGACACTGAGTTCGAAGGGTTCGTCAATCCCGTCCTAGACACTCCCTCTGAGGACGCGTCGGACCCTGGCCTCAAGTTGGACCATCAGGACAGATAG
- the ap1ar gene encoding AP-1 complex-associated regulatory protein isoform X2, whose amino-acid sequence MGNCWAYCSGLFRREANRIQRGGGSKYFRSTTTGEHYTIEFENLVESDEAESPQPCPRPINEDEIKNLREHRYTALSDQQIVIDQKLQAELEAQEEKLRLEEEARNAAQRESARLARERKLKELSAQRTRGKADGSGGETQQRKAPGDFDVYLHHVKAQSDAFRSNRLPSDTNVVTPNTEYSWDFTTKTRSTNDDGTSLDLEWEDEEGINRALPAWERSRTEEDILRAALKPGGKQLTSGPTSTSEDSYALEWENDFVSTHPEDSADTEFEGFVNPVLDTPSEDASDPGLKLDHQDR is encoded by the exons ATGGGTAACTGCTGGGCATACTGTTCTGGGCTCTTCCGGAGAGAggccaacaggatccagagAGGAGGCGG TTCAAAATACTTCCGGAGCACCACCACAGGGGAACATTATACAATAGAG TTTGAAAATCTGGTAGAGAGTGATGAG GCTGAGAGCCCACAGCCCTGCCCGAG GCCCATCAATGAAGATGAGATCAAGAACCTTAGGGAGCACCGCTACACTGCACTTTCAGATCAACAGATCGTGATTGACCAAAAGCTGCAAGCGGAG TTAGAGGCACAAGAGGAGAAGTTGAGGCTAGAAGAGGAGGCTAGAAATGCCGCCCAGCGCGAGTCCGCCAGGTTGGCGCGTGAACGAAAGTTGAAGGAG CTGTCTGCCCAGAGGACACGGGGGAAAGCAGATGGCTCCGGCGGTGAAACTCAGCAAAGAAA GGCTCCCGGGGATTTTGACGTCTACCTCCATCATGTGAAGGCCCAGTCGGACGCCTTCAGGAGCAACA GACTGCCGTCAGACACAAACGTGGTGACCCCCAACACTGAGTACAGCTGGGACTTCACCACCAAGACACGCTCCACCAACGACGACGGCACCTCGCTGGATCTAGAGTGGGAAGACGAGGAAG GAATCAATCGTGCTCTTCCAGCCTGGGAGAGGTCTCGGACGGAGGAGGACATCCTGCGCGCCGCCCTCAAGCCCGGCGGCAAGCAGTTGACCAGCGGCCCCACCTCCACCTCGGAGGACTCCTACGCACTGGAGTGGGAGAACGATTTTGTGAGTACGCACCCAGAGGACAGCGCAGACACTGAGTTCGAAGGGTTCGTCAATCCCGTCCTAGACACTCCCTCTGAGGACGCGTCGGACCCTGGCCTCAAGTTGGACCATCAGGACAGATAG